A genomic stretch from Rhodobacterales bacterium HKCCA1288 includes:
- a CDS encoding NAD-dependent succinate-semialdehyde dehydrogenase, with the protein MYADFGLFIDGAWVKSGQQSDVISPVTETPLGRVYTAAATDTARAIDAADKARAALLDMGGFGRADALHKAADAMANRAEEAAQMISRETGKPLAQSRREWVLAVDQFRWYAEEARRIYGRIIASRVPNGRFEVTKDPVGIAAAFTAWNFPASLPARKLAPALAAGCPVILRPSSQTPGVAMIMIDCLRAGGWPDGAINLVVGATADTYAPIMKAPRVRKVSLTGSTRVGQEMLRDAAETVKKVSMELGGNAPLIIYDDADLATALDMAVPTKFANAGQVCVTPDRFFVHESLHDAFITEFTKRADALTLGDGLDEKSEMGPLINARRLAEITAIVEEAVQDGATLHCGGVRDSGHNSGYFYRPTVLSNVTDQMRVFSEENFGPIAAITSFRDEDEVLARANASSMGLSAYAFTRDPARAKRTVAALHAGMVGINSFALAASEAPFGGTNFSGLGREGGSEGIEDYLDTKLAQIVF; encoded by the coding sequence ATGTATGCTGATTTCGGTCTTTTTATTGATGGGGCATGGGTCAAGTCTGGCCAACAAAGCGATGTGATCTCGCCCGTCACCGAAACCCCTCTCGGTCGGGTCTACACGGCCGCCGCAACAGATACCGCGCGCGCCATCGATGCGGCGGATAAGGCCCGCGCCGCGCTTTTGGACATGGGGGGATTTGGGCGCGCAGATGCCTTGCACAAAGCAGCCGATGCCATGGCAAACCGCGCCGAAGAGGCTGCGCAAATGATCTCTCGCGAGACAGGCAAACCATTGGCACAATCGCGCCGCGAATGGGTTTTGGCCGTGGATCAATTCCGTTGGTATGCCGAAGAGGCCCGCCGCATTTATGGCAGGATCATCGCCTCACGCGTCCCCAATGGTCGCTTCGAAGTGACCAAAGACCCCGTGGGAATTGCCGCAGCTTTCACTGCATGGAATTTTCCCGCCTCACTCCCTGCGCGCAAACTGGCCCCTGCTTTGGCCGCGGGATGCCCCGTGATCTTGCGCCCCTCCTCCCAAACACCTGGGGTTGCGATGATCATGATTGACTGTTTGCGTGCAGGGGGATGGCCCGATGGCGCAATCAATCTGGTCGTAGGCGCAACGGCCGACACATATGCGCCCATCATGAAAGCCCCGCGTGTGCGCAAAGTCTCTCTCACGGGTTCGACACGCGTGGGCCAAGAGATGCTGCGCGATGCGGCAGAGACGGTGAAAAAAGTTTCGATGGAATTGGGCGGCAATGCCCCGCTTATCATTTATGATGATGCGGATTTGGCAACAGCCCTCGACATGGCCGTCCCCACGAAATTCGCCAATGCGGGACAGGTCTGCGTCACGCCAGATCGCTTTTTCGTACATGAAAGCCTGCATGATGCCTTCATAACTGAATTCACGAAACGGGCTGATGCTTTGACGCTTGGCGATGGCTTGGACGAGAAAAGTGAAATGGGGCCGTTGATCAATGCCCGCCGCCTCGCTGAGATCACCGCGATTGTCGAGGAGGCGGTGCAAGACGGCGCCACCTTGCACTGTGGTGGCGTGCGGGACAGTGGGCATAACTCGGGCTATTTCTATCGCCCAACGGTTCTTAGTAATGTCACCGACCAGATGCGCGTCTTTTCGGAAGAAAACTTTGGCCCAATTGCCGCCATCACCAGCTTCCGTGATGAAGACGAGGTGTTGGCCCGCGCCAATGCCTCATCCATGGGTCTGTCCGCCTATGCGTTCACCCGCGATCCCGCCCGCGCCAAGCGCACAGTTGCAGCCCTGCATGCGGGCATGGTCGGGATCAACAGTTTCGCCCTGGCCGCAAGTGAAGCGCCCTTTGGCGGCACGAATTTCTCTGGCTTGGGTCGTGAAGGCGGCAGCGAAGGAATCGAGGATTACCTCGATACAAAATTGGCGCAGATTGTGTTTTAG
- a CDS encoding deoxyribodipyrimidine photo-lyase, which yields MEKRPVQLVWFKRDLRVTDHACLASAAARGPVLPLYIIEPDFWAEPDASARHWTFLRQSLGELREALARLGQPLVILRGDAVAVLEEIATAHTIAALWSHQETGNDWTYARDKRVAAWCKSKSIPWHEPRQFGVIRNLPSRNGWAEEWDKQMSHPCHATPHLEPICEAPSFDLPKPADLGLAPDGGDHLQIGGSMAARALLHSFLTERGAPYRAAMSSPLLGADACSRLSPHLTFGTISLREVAQAAARRAGTLPKGPSHKDWRGSLRAFQSRLYWHCHFIQKLEDEPRIEWENMHPAYDGLRDDPQGHPWFEAWKEGQTGLPFLDACMRSLHHTGWLNFRMRAMVMAVASYHMWFHWRETGLHLARMFTDYEPGIHWSQVQMQSGTTGINTIRVYNPIKQGLDQDPDGVFIRRWVPEIAQLSGDALHRPWVHPDAHGILGRTYPNPIFDPAARAKWAKDQIWAKRRAPDHKAGAVAVLTRHGSRKSPRKTKRAAKHPTEQLSLFD from the coding sequence ATGGAAAAGCGGCCTGTTCAGCTTGTTTGGTTCAAACGTGATTTGCGCGTTACAGATCATGCCTGCCTCGCCTCTGCGGCAGCGCGCGGGCCTGTTTTGCCCCTCTATATCATTGAGCCTGATTTCTGGGCCGAGCCCGATGCAAGCGCGCGACATTGGACGTTTCTGCGGCAATCCTTGGGAGAGTTGCGGGAGGCATTGGCGCGCTTGGGTCAGCCGCTTGTGATCCTTCGCGGGGATGCCGTTGCGGTGCTCGAAGAAATCGCAACTGCGCACACAATTGCCGCGCTGTGGTCGCATCAAGAAACGGGCAATGATTGGACATATGCGCGTGACAAACGGGTTGCGGCATGGTGCAAATCGAAATCCATCCCATGGCACGAACCGCGCCAATTCGGTGTCATCCGAAACTTACCCTCGCGCAACGGATGGGCGGAGGAATGGGACAAACAGATGTCACATCCCTGCCATGCAACCCCGCATCTTGAACCCATTTGCGAGGCACCCAGTTTCGATTTACCTAAGCCCGCGGATCTCGGCCTTGCGCCCGATGGCGGGGATCACCTGCAGATTGGCGGATCAATGGCAGCACGCGCGCTGCTCCATAGTTTTCTTACTGAACGCGGCGCGCCCTATCGCGCGGCAATGTCTAGCCCGCTTTTGGGTGCTGATGCCTGCTCGCGCCTATCGCCGCATCTGACATTCGGCACAATCTCGCTCCGCGAGGTGGCACAAGCCGCCGCCCGGCGCGCAGGCACCCTACCCAAAGGGCCGAGCCACAAAGACTGGCGCGGATCCCTGCGCGCCTTTCAATCCCGCCTTTATTGGCACTGCCATTTCATCCAAAAACTTGAAGACGAACCACGGATCGAATGGGAGAATATGCACCCCGCCTATGATGGTCTGCGCGATGATCCACAGGGGCATCCATGGTTTGAAGCGTGGAAAGAGGGGCAAACGGGGCTGCCGTTTCTGGACGCCTGTATGCGGTCGCTGCATCACACGGGATGGCTGAATTTTCGCATGCGCGCGATGGTGATGGCCGTTGCCAGTTATCACATGTGGTTCCATTGGCGCGAAACGGGCCTGCATCTGGCGCGGATGTTCACCGATTATGAGCCTGGAATTCATTGGTCACAGGTGCAGATGCAATCTGGCACAACGGGCATCAACACGATCCGCGTCTATAACCCAATCAAGCAAGGGTTGGATCAAGACCCCGATGGGGTGTTCATCCGCCGTTGGGTGCCTGAAATTGCACAGCTCTCAGGGGATGCCCTGCACCGCCCGTGGGTGCATCCTGACGCGCATGGCATTTTGGGACGAACCTACCCCAACCCCATCTTTGATCCGGCGGCGCGCGCCAAATGGGCCAAAGATCAGATTTGGGCCAAGCGCCGTGCGCCCGATCACAAGGCGGGCGCGGTTGCAGTTCTCACCCGCCATGGCAGCCGCAAATCCCCCCGCAAGACAAAACGTGCCGCCAAACACCCAACGGAACAATTGTCCCTGTTTGATTAG
- the glpK gene encoding glycerol kinase GlpK encodes MTHILAIDQGTTSTRAIVYDAGFDALAQAQEEFTQHYPRSGWVEHDPMDLWQTTQNCITSALRDAATPATAIAAIGITNQRETVLLWDRKTGAPLHNAIVWQDRRTADRCATLRAAGHEEMITAKTGLVLDPYFSASKLAWMLDEIPDARRRAEAGELAFGTVDTWLIWHLTGGAAHVTDVTNAARTMLFDIHSLEWCEDILSLFDIPRAVLPNVLDCDAHFGTTAMDVIGAEIPIRAVAGDQQAATIGQACFDKGMAKVTYGTGCFALMNTGTTAVPSKNKLLTTIAYRMEGQTAYALEGSIYIAGAVVQWLRDGLGIIASAAETQDMAKAADQGQAITLVPAFTGLAAPYWNSECRGAVFGLSRNTGPNELARAALQSVGLQTRDLMEAMAADMAASQTGQTVLRVDGGMSASDYTLQYVADILNAPVDRPTHLETTARGVAWLAGYKAGLYPDQAGFRKTWAIDRQFAPKMDADTRASDYARWQRAVAATIAAGA; translated from the coding sequence ATGACCCATATTCTTGCAATTGACCAAGGCACCACCTCGACCCGCGCGATTGTTTACGATGCAGGGTTTGATGCCCTTGCACAGGCACAAGAGGAGTTTACCCAACACTACCCGCGCTCGGGCTGGGTCGAGCATGACCCGATGGATTTGTGGCAGACCACGCAAAATTGCATCACATCCGCGTTGCGCGATGCCGCGACACCCGCAACGGCGATTGCGGCCATCGGCATCACCAATCAACGTGAAACCGTGCTTCTGTGGGATCGCAAAACGGGCGCGCCTTTGCACAATGCCATCGTTTGGCAAGACCGCCGCACAGCGGATCGCTGCGCAACTTTGCGTGCCGCAGGGCATGAAGAGATGATCACCGCCAAAACAGGACTTGTGCTTGATCCATATTTCTCAGCCAGCAAATTGGCATGGATGTTAGATGAAATCCCAGATGCCCGCAGACGCGCCGAGGCGGGCGAATTGGCCTTTGGCACAGTGGACACTTGGCTGATTTGGCATCTGACGGGGGGCGCGGCCCATGTGACCGATGTGACCAATGCCGCGCGCACGATGCTGTTCGACATCCACAGCCTTGAGTGGTGCGAAGATATCCTTTCGCTTTTTGACATACCCCGCGCAGTTCTGCCGAATGTTCTCGATTGTGACGCGCATTTCGGGACAACCGCAATGGATGTCATCGGCGCAGAAATTCCGATCCGCGCCGTTGCGGGTGACCAACAGGCTGCAACAATTGGCCAAGCCTGTTTTGACAAAGGCATGGCCAAAGTCACTTATGGCACTGGGTGCTTTGCGCTGATGAACACAGGCACAACTGCTGTCCCTTCGAAGAATAAACTTTTGACCACCATCGCTTATCGCATGGAGGGGCAAACGGCCTATGCGCTAGAGGGCTCCATCTATATTGCGGGCGCGGTGGTGCAGTGGTTGCGCGATGGGTTGGGCATCATCGCCTCGGCGGCAGAGACACAAGACATGGCCAAAGCCGCAGATCAAGGCCAAGCCATCACGCTTGTGCCCGCTTTTACGGGTTTGGCCGCACCCTATTGGAATTCCGAATGCCGTGGGGCCGTTTTCGGTCTATCGCGCAACACAGGGCCGAATGAATTGGCGCGCGCCGCGCTTCAATCTGTGGGCTTACAAACCCGTGATCTGATGGAGGCTATGGCCGCCGATATGGCAGCTTCGCAAACGGGCCAAACGGTGCTGCGGGTGGATGGTGGCATGAGCGCGTCAGATTATACCCTGCAATATGTGGCCGATATCCTGAATGCGCCGGTCGACCGCCCCACGCACCTTGAGACGACTGCCCGCGGCGTTGCGTGGTTGGCAGGCTATAAGGCAGGCCTTTACCCAGACCAAGCAGGCTTCAGAAAAACTTGGGCCATAGATCGTCAATTCGCCCCCAAGATGGATGCAGATACCCGCGCTTCAGATTATGCGCGTTGGCAAAGGGCGGTTGCTGCGACCATCGCGGCAGGGGCTTAA
- the arsJ gene encoding organoarsenical effux MFS transporter ArsJ, which produces MTAPKPSALPAYIAVTAAYWAFMLSDGALRMLVLLAFHERGFSPVQLAYLFLLYELAGVITNLSAGWLAARFGLTRTLYAGLILQVGALLALTALDPAWSIGASVAYVIAVQGASGVAKDLAKMSSKSAVKLLAPEGAGLLKWVSWLTGSKNAVKGLGFLLGAGLLALYGYNTALLGMAAILALILVALLFFMPDGLPKGNKATKFSTVISRDKNINRLSAARVFLFGARDVWFVVGIPVYFYAVLSDGSDESRRAAFFMIGTFMAVWIILYGAVQAMAPRILRKGANNLALLSASARQWALALVPIPALLAITVSTAGTPAPWLTVTLVLGLLVFGAIFAVNSALHSYLILAFSKSERVSQDVGFYYMANAAGRLLGTGLSGLAYQWGGVEACLMVASGLLALSAVAANRLNRSTA; this is translated from the coding sequence ATGACCGCGCCAAAGCCATCCGCCCTGCCCGCCTATATCGCCGTAACAGCGGCTTATTGGGCGTTTATGCTGTCGGATGGCGCGCTTCGGATGTTGGTTCTCTTGGCCTTCCACGAGCGCGGCTTTAGTCCCGTTCAACTGGCCTATCTGTTTTTGCTCTATGAGCTTGCAGGCGTCATAACCAATCTTTCTGCGGGCTGGCTGGCCGCGCGTTTTGGCCTGACCCGCACCTTATATGCGGGGCTGATCCTACAGGTTGGTGCGCTTTTGGCCCTCACCGCGCTGGATCCTGCGTGGTCGATCGGCGCATCTGTGGCCTATGTGATAGCCGTGCAAGGGGCCTCAGGCGTGGCTAAGGATCTGGCGAAAATGTCCTCAAAATCGGCTGTCAAACTTTTGGCACCCGAAGGGGCTGGATTGCTGAAATGGGTATCTTGGCTGACAGGATCAAAAAACGCGGTAAAGGGATTGGGGTTCCTTTTGGGCGCAGGCCTTTTGGCACTTTATGGCTACAACACCGCCTTGTTGGGCATGGCAGCTATTTTGGCACTGATCCTTGTGGCGCTGCTTTTCTTCATGCCGGACGGCCTGCCCAAAGGGAACAAAGCGACCAAGTTTTCCACCGTCATCTCGCGAGACAAAAATATCAATCGTCTGTCTGCGGCCCGCGTCTTTTTATTCGGCGCGCGGGATGTGTGGTTTGTGGTGGGCATCCCCGTTTATTTCTACGCCGTTCTTTCCGATGGCAGCGATGAAAGCAGGCGCGCGGCCTTTTTCATGATTGGCACCTTCATGGCGGTCTGGATCATCCTTTATGGCGCTGTTCAGGCCATGGCCCCGCGCATCCTGCGCAAAGGGGCTAACAATCTGGCGCTACTGTCTGCAAGTGCGCGCCAATGGGCCTTGGCGCTTGTGCCAATCCCTGCGCTTTTGGCGATTACTGTCTCCACCGCAGGCACGCCCGCCCCTTGGCTGACTGTGACGCTGGTCTTGGGTCTGTTGGTCTTTGGCGCGATATTTGCCGTGAACTCGGCCCTGCACTCTTACCTCATTCTCGCATTTTCAAAATCCGAGCGGGTCAGCCAAGATGTTGGTTTCTACTACATGGCGAATGCGGCAGGCCGATTGTTGGGCACGGGCCTATCGGGCCTTGCCTATCAATGGGGCGGGGTTGAGGCCTGCTTGATGGTAGCAAGCGGACTTTTGGCCTTATCGGCGGTCGCCGCAAATCGCCTAAACCGCAGCACGGCGTGA
- a CDS encoding helix-turn-helix domain-containing protein, whose product MENILVTQLSTLGHGPRLDIFRLLMRRYPDAVAAGEIGAALGVKPSTLSAYLGALHQAGLIAQEREGTSLRYRVAMDTTHDMMAALFSECCRGRVNLQFDCAPDPQNDGRLFNVLFLCVGNSARSIMAETLLRDMGGDRFRVYSAGVQPQSTLNPLALEVLRQKGHDTSALSSKHLSVFQAPEAPQMDFVFTVCDVAANEDCPAWAGQPVSGHWGLPDPVKAQGSVAERGLAFQATYGALRNRIAAFTALPLESLERAALQKAVDHIAEISKED is encoded by the coding sequence ATGGAAAATATACTCGTCACACAGCTGTCAACTTTGGGCCATGGCCCACGCCTTGATATTTTTCGTCTGCTGATGCGCCGGTATCCTGATGCGGTCGCGGCGGGGGAAATTGGTGCTGCTTTGGGGGTTAAACCCTCAACCTTGTCGGCCTATCTTGGCGCGCTTCATCAGGCGGGGTTGATCGCGCAAGAACGCGAAGGCACTTCGCTGCGCTATCGCGTAGCGATGGACACCACCCATGATATGATGGCTGCTCTATTTTCAGAGTGCTGCCGTGGACGGGTAAACCTTCAGTTTGACTGTGCGCCTGACCCGCAGAATGACGGCAGGCTATTTAATGTGCTGTTCCTCTGTGTTGGAAACTCGGCACGCTCCATCATGGCTGAAACTTTGCTACGCGATATGGGCGGGGATCGGTTTCGCGTATACTCCGCCGGTGTCCAACCGCAAAGCACACTCAACCCGCTCGCGCTCGAGGTGCTGCGCCAGAAAGGTCACGATACCTCTGCTCTCAGTTCTAAGCATCTTAGCGTTTTCCAAGCGCCCGAAGCGCCGCAGATGGATTTTGTTTTTACAGTCTGTGATGTGGCCGCCAATGAGGATTGCCCCGCTTGGGCGGGACAGCCTGTCAGCGGGCACTGGGGCCTGCCTGACCCTGTAAAGGCCCAAGGCAGCGTTGCTGAGCGGGGGCTGGCTTTTCAGGCAACCTATGGCGCGTTGCGCAATCGTATTGCCGCCTTCACCGCCCTGCCCCTTGAAAGCCTAGAACGCGCGGCGCTGCAAAAGGCGGTGGATCACATCGCAGAGATTTCTAAAGAGGATTGA
- a CDS encoding DeoR/GlpR transcriptional regulator, translating to MSQSFRWPEILDIARREGKVSVEGLAAHFGVTTQTIRRDLSDLADAGKLERVHGGAILPSSVSNIGYEMRRGLYAEEKARIAAACAAQIPDDISLFLNIGTTTEAVAQNLLHHKNLLVVTNNINVATILAANPNCEIILAGGQLRRADGGLIGKLTSDAVAQFKFDLAVIGCSAIDAEGDMLDFDIQEVGVSQTIISQSRRVFLVADRSKFTRSAPAKIAALSQIDALFTDHPLDAPLAARCRDWGLATHIIPYSSTGA from the coding sequence ATGTCGCAAAGCTTTCGCTGGCCAGAGATTCTCGATATCGCGCGGCGCGAGGGGAAAGTGAGTGTCGAAGGACTGGCCGCGCATTTTGGCGTGACCACCCAAACCATCCGCCGCGACCTTAGCGATCTTGCCGATGCGGGAAAATTAGAGCGCGTCCATGGCGGCGCGATCCTGCCATCGAGCGTATCAAATATCGGCTATGAAATGCGGCGCGGGTTATACGCTGAAGAAAAGGCACGCATTGCGGCAGCTTGTGCGGCCCAAATACCCGATGACATTTCGCTCTTCCTCAATATCGGCACCACGACAGAAGCCGTTGCGCAAAATTTGCTGCATCACAAGAATCTCTTGGTGGTCACAAATAACATCAATGTCGCGACTATCCTTGCCGCCAATCCTAATTGCGAGATCATCCTTGCGGGCGGGCAATTGCGCCGCGCCGATGGGGGGCTGATCGGCAAGCTGACCTCGGATGCGGTGGCACAGTTCAAATTTGACCTTGCGGTCATAGGATGCTCAGCCATTGATGCGGAAGGGGATATGTTGGATTTCGACATCCAAGAGGTGGGGGTCAGCCAGACAATCATCTCACAATCGCGGCGCGTGTTTTTGGTGGCCGACCGCTCAAAATTTACGCGCAGCGCGCCTGCAAAAATCGCTGCACTTTCGCAAATTGATGCGCTGTTTACAGATCATCCGCTTGACGCCCCATTGGCCGCACGTTGCCGTGATTGGGGGCTTGCAACACATATAATCCCATACAGTTCGACAGGGGCCTAA
- a CDS encoding DMT family transporter yields the protein MALGFFLFAAVDTMAKFLTDLFHPVQIVWTRQLGLLFGVLVLLLWRGPVILRTARPKLQALRGAIAVISATCFILGVSFVPLADAVAVTFVAPLIVTVLGAVILRETVGWHRWAAISIGFIGTLIVIRPGLGIVHPAVLLVLFAASLFALRQVLSRMIAPYDNTYTTVAYTALVGSALISLPLPFVWIWPSDPVSIVLMIAIAAIAGVAELMVIRALEIAEAVVLAPVHYSMILWSVMYGYLVFAQLPDGWTLIGTAVIVATGLYTMHRERLAARSRRAAV from the coding sequence ATGGCCTTGGGTTTTTTCTTATTTGCTGCCGTAGACACAATGGCCAAATTCCTGACCGATCTGTTTCATCCAGTGCAGATCGTTTGGACGCGGCAATTGGGGCTGCTGTTTGGGGTTTTGGTTTTGCTGCTGTGGCGCGGGCCTGTGATTTTGCGCACGGCGCGACCGAAATTGCAGGCGTTGCGCGGGGCGATTGCGGTGATTTCGGCCACATGTTTCATCTTGGGCGTCAGTTTCGTGCCGTTGGCCGATGCGGTCGCCGTGACATTTGTGGCGCCTTTAATCGTGACTGTTCTGGGCGCCGTCATCTTGCGCGAAACGGTGGGATGGCATCGGTGGGCTGCGATTTCCATCGGTTTCATTGGCACGTTGATCGTGATCCGACCAGGCCTAGGGATCGTGCATCCCGCGGTTCTTCTGGTGCTTTTTGCCGCCAGTTTATTTGCCTTGCGTCAGGTTTTATCGCGTATGATTGCGCCCTATGACAACACCTATACCACGGTAGCTTATACCGCGCTTGTTGGCAGTGCGTTGATCAGCCTGCCGCTGCCCTTTGTATGGATTTGGCCAAGTGACCCCGTCTCAATCGTTTTGATGATTGCAATCGCGGCGATTGCAGGTGTGGCGGAGCTCATGGTCATCCGCGCGCTGGAGATTGCGGAGGCGGTGGTATTGGCCCCTGTGCATTATTCGATGATCCTATGGTCGGTCATGTATGGCTATCTCGTCTTTGCGCAATTGCCTGATGGGTGGACGCTTATTGGAACGGCCGTGATCGTGGCCACAGGTCTTTACACGATGCATCGGGAGCGCCTTGCCGCGCGCTCACGCCGTGCTGCGGTTTAG
- a CDS encoding ArsJ-associated glyceraldehyde-3-phosphate dehydrogenase, with protein sequence MTVYALNGLGRIGKLALRPLLEADAEIAWINDAVGDAAMHAHLLEFDTVHGRWPASFSATEDAVIINDQRIPFIGTKDIHDLPLKGVDVVIDCTGKFKTAAALAPYFAAGVKKVIVSAPVKDGPTANIVYGVNHEIYDPSAHHIVTAASCTTNCLAPVVKVMMEEFGIKHGSITTIHDVTNTQTIVDRPAKDLRRARSALNSLIPTTTGSATAITLIYPELKGKLNGHAVRVPLLNASLTDCVFELDREATAAEINAAFARAAEGALNGILGFEARPLVSADYTNDTRSSIVDGPSTMVINGTQAKIYAWYDNEMGYAHRLIDVARMVGASL encoded by the coding sequence ATGACTGTCTACGCGCTGAACGGATTGGGCCGCATCGGCAAGCTTGCGCTGCGACCCTTGCTTGAGGCGGACGCAGAGATTGCATGGATCAATGATGCGGTCGGTGATGCCGCCATGCACGCCCATCTGTTGGAGTTTGACACAGTGCATGGCCGCTGGCCCGCGTCTTTCTCAGCAACTGAGGATGCTGTCATCATAAATGACCAACGCATTCCTTTTATTGGCACCAAAGACATCCATGACCTGCCCCTTAAGGGGGTGGATGTGGTCATTGACTGCACGGGGAAATTTAAAACAGCTGCGGCCCTTGCGCCCTATTTCGCCGCAGGCGTGAAAAAGGTCATTGTCTCCGCCCCCGTCAAAGATGGCCCCACCGCGAATATCGTCTATGGCGTGAACCATGAGATTTATGACCCTTCCGCGCATCACATCGTGACAGCGGCAAGCTGCACCACAAATTGCCTTGCCCCTGTCGTCAAAGTGATGATGGAAGAATTTGGCATCAAGCACGGCTCAATCACCACAATCCATGATGTCACAAACACCCAAACCATCGTGGATCGGCCAGCTAAAGATTTACGCCGCGCGCGGTCTGCGCTGAACTCGCTGATCCCGACCACAACGGGCAGTGCCACGGCGATCACGCTGATCTATCCTGAATTGAAGGGCAAGCTTAATGGGCACGCTGTGCGCGTGCCTTTGTTGAACGCGTCCCTGACCGATTGTGTCTTTGAGCTAGACCGCGAGGCCACAGCGGCGGAAATCAACGCAGCCTTTGCACGTGCGGCAGAAGGGGCGCTGAACGGCATCCTCGGCTTTGAAGCGCGCCCTTTGGTGAGTGCGGATTACACCAATGACACGCGATCCTCGATTGTGGATGGGCCATCCACGATGGTCATTAATGGCACGCAGGCCAAGATTTATGCGTGGTATGACAATGAAATGGGCTATGCCCATCGCCTGATTGATGTCGCGCGCATGGTTGGCGCAAGCCTATGA
- the glpD gene encoding glycerol-3-phosphate dehydrogenase, whose amino-acid sequence MTSEIDDLFIIGGGINGCGIARDAAGRGLTVRLAEMNDLASATSSASTKLFHGGLRYLEYFEFRLVREALIEREILLKAMPHISWPMRFVLPYHKDMRFESQTPTSRLLARLMPWMAGRRPQWLIRLGLFLYDHLGGRKILPGTSVVDLRKGPEGAALHRKFSKAYEYSDCWVEDSRLVALNARDAAERGAVILPRHKVVTAKRENGIWKISTQTRDGQTHHHQARILINAAGPWVSDVIGQKIGQNSKGGVRLVRGSHIVTKRLYDHEKCYFFQGEDGRICFAIPYERDFTLIGTTDKDHRDPDTRPECSIEERDYMLSFVNNYFSTAVTAEDIVWSYSGLRPLYDDGAQSASAATRDYTLILEGDGDAPLLNIFGGKITTYRRLAESALEKIAEFTKSARGPWTAGVALPGGDFEVGDVDRLIASLVADYPFLTPKWATRLIRAYGRDAWAILAGAQTSEDLGHDFGATLTEAEVRWLMKHEFAQTAEDVVWRRSKLGLRLDPSQIAALDAWMQSAATQMAAE is encoded by the coding sequence ATGACGAGCGAGATTGACGATCTTTTCATCATCGGCGGTGGCATCAATGGTTGCGGCATTGCCCGCGATGCGGCGGGACGCGGCTTAACGGTGCGTTTGGCGGAAATGAACGATCTGGCCTCGGCTACGTCTTCGGCATCGACCAAGCTGTTTCATGGTGGGTTGCGCTACCTAGAATATTTTGAGTTTCGCTTGGTGCGCGAGGCGCTGATTGAGCGTGAAATTTTGCTCAAAGCCATGCCGCATATTTCTTGGCCGATGCGGTTTGTGCTGCCCTATCACAAAGATATGCGCTTTGAGAGCCAAACCCCCACATCACGACTTTTGGCGCGGCTTATGCCGTGGATGGCGGGGCGGCGTCCGCAATGGTTGATCCGATTGGGACTGTTTCTTTATGACCACTTGGGCGGGCGGAAGATATTGCCTGGAACCTCGGTGGTGGATTTGCGCAAAGGCCCTGAGGGGGCGGCGCTGCACCGTAAATTTTCCAAGGCCTATGAATATTCAGATTGTTGGGTGGAAGACAGCCGTCTTGTGGCGCTGAATGCCCGCGATGCGGCTGAGCGTGGCGCGGTGATCTTGCCGCGTCACAAGGTGGTGACCGCCAAGCGGGAGAATGGCATTTGGAAGATCAGCACCCAGACCCGCGATGGGCAAACCCATCACCATCAGGCGCGGATTTTGATCAATGCCGCAGGGCCATGGGTCAGCGATGTGATCGGCCAGAAGATCGGTCAAAACAGCAAAGGCGGCGTGCGTCTCGTGCGGGGCAGCCATATTGTGACCAAGCGTCTTTATGACCATGAGAAATGCTACTTCTTTCAGGGTGAGGACGGGCGCATATGTTTCGCCATTCCTTATGAGCGGGATTTCACCTTAATCGGGACGACCGACAAAGATCACCGCGACCCCGATACCCGCCCCGAATGCAGCATCGAGGAGCGGGATTATATGCTGTCCTTTGTGAATAACTATTTCAGCACGGCTGTTACTGCCGAGGATATCGTGTGGTCTTATTCTGGTTTGCGGCCGCTCTATGATGACGGGGCGCAATCGGCATCTGCCGCTACGCGGGATTATACGCTGATCCTTGAAGGGGATGGGGATGCGCCCTTGCTGAATATTTTTGGCGGCAAGATCACCACCTATCGCCGCTTGGCGGAATCCGCGCTTGAGAAAATTGCAGAGTTCACGAAATCCGCGCGCGGGCCGTGGACGGCGGGGGTGGCCTTGCCAGGTGGCGATTTCGAGGTGGGGGATGTGGATCGGTTGATTGCAAGCCTTGTGGCGGATTATCCGTTTCTTACGCCCAAATGGGCCACGCGCCTCATTCGCGCCTATGGGCGGGATGCTTGGGCGATACTGGCGGGGGCTCAAACATCAGAGGATCTCGGTCACGATTTCGGCGCAACTTTGACCGAGGCAGAGGTGCGTTGGCTTATGAAACACGAATTCGCGCAAACAGCCGAAGATGTGGTTTGGCGGCGCAGCAAGTTGGGGCTGCGGCTAGACCCATCACAAATAGCGGCCCTTGATGCATGGATGCAAAGCGCCGCAACGCAGATGGCCGCAGAATAG